TTTTCCTGGAACGAAGGATATAAGGAATACTTTGCGGTAAAAGCGTGTCCGAATCCATTTCTGATCGACATTTTAAGAGAGTATGACTGTGGATGTGATTGTTCTTCCTACACGGAGCTGATGTTGTCAGATGCCATCGGAGTAAAGGGACAGGATATTATGTTTTCTTCGAATGATACTCCTGCCGAGGATTATGTTCTGGCGGAAAAATTAGGGGCGATCATCAATCTGGATGATTTCACACACATTGATTTTCTGGAGAAAACGATCGGATATATTCCGGAGACGATCAGCTGCCGCTACAATCCGGGCGGATTATTTAAGATCAGCAATGATATTATGGACAATCCGGGAGATGCCAAGTACGGAATGACAACAGAGCAGTTGTTTGAGGCGTTTAAAATCCTCAAAAGCAAAGGAGCAAAAGAATTTGGAATCCATGCATTTCTGGCAAGTAATACGGTGACAAATGATTATTACCCAATGCTGGCAAAAGTATTGTTTGAGCAGGCTGTAAAGCTTCAGAAGGAGACGGGAGTTCACATTAAATTTATCAATCTCTCTGGAGGAATCGGAATTCCGTATACACCGGATCAGGAGCCAAACGATATCCGTGTCATCGGAGAAGGGGTTCGCCGTGTCTATGAAGAGGTTCTTGTTCCGGCAGGAATGGGAGATGTGGCAATCTATACCGAGCTTGGACGTTTTATGATGGGACCATACGGATGTCTGGTTACAACAGCAATCCATGAAAAGCATACACACAAAGAATATATCGGTGTGGATGCATGTGCGGTAGATCTGATGCGTCCGGCAATGTACGGGGCATACCACCACATCACAGTTATGGGAAAAGAAGATGCACCACATGACCACAAATATGATGTTACAGGATCCCTTTGTGAAAACAATGATAAATTTGCAATCGACAGAATGCTTCCGGAAATTGAAAAAGGAGATTATCTTGTCATCCATGATACCGGTGCACATGGGTTTGCTATGGGATACAGCTATAACGGAAAGCTAAAACATGCAGAATTATTGCTGAAAGAAGATGGAAGTGTACAGATGATTCGTCGTGCGGAACGACCAGCAGATTACTTTGCAACATTTGATTGTTTTGACATTGGAAAAAAATTGATAAAAAATTAAAAAAGACTTGCCAAGTCAAGAAATCTATGGT
This window of the Mediterraneibacter gnavus ATCC 29149 genome carries:
- a CDS encoding diaminopimelate decarboxylase is translated as MNKTPFVTKEQLDEIMKTYPTPFHLYDEKGIRENVKALREAFSWNEGYKEYFAVKACPNPFLIDILREYDCGCDCSSYTELMLSDAIGVKGQDIMFSSNDTPAEDYVLAEKLGAIINLDDFTHIDFLEKTIGYIPETISCRYNPGGLFKISNDIMDNPGDAKYGMTTEQLFEAFKILKSKGAKEFGIHAFLASNTVTNDYYPMLAKVLFEQAVKLQKETGVHIKFINLSGGIGIPYTPDQEPNDIRVIGEGVRRVYEEVLVPAGMGDVAIYTELGRFMMGPYGCLVTTAIHEKHTHKEYIGVDACAVDLMRPAMYGAYHHITVMGKEDAPHDHKYDVTGSLCENNDKFAIDRMLPEIEKGDYLVIHDTGAHGFAMGYSYNGKLKHAELLLKEDGSVQMIRRAERPADYFATFDCFDIGKKLIKN